CTCATCCCCGACGACTGGGGCGCGTACGCCGCCCCCTGGGtcgccgagctcgccgtgCCGCTCGACTGCCTCAAGGCACTCCACCTTCGCCGCATGACCGTCACCGACGCCGACCTGGCCGCTCTCGTTCGCGCACGCGGCCACATGCTGCTGGAGCTCAAGCTCGACAAGTGCTCCGGCTTCTCCACCGACGCcctccgcctcgtcgcccGCTCCTGCAGGTACTACGGGAGCTCTTAGCGCTCTCTCATGCTTTTCACAGGCACCCGTGCCCCTTTTTTTCCCCTCTTGCCTGTTGATGTGTGATGGCATGGTTGCAGTAATTCAGCAGTTGATCTTCTGCGCCTTTTCCTCGTAGAGGATTTAGGGATTGATCTGGGTGGAATTGATGATCTTTGTTAGGTGGTTTAGCTATATGGGGTAATGGATAAGGCTGGGCTACGTGTCAGTTTCTCTAATTAGTATCTGTTCTATCATGGGCATTGTGTGAGTCAAGACCCAGTTCACTCACTTTGTGGATTCACTGGAAGGAGGTGTCCAGTTAGCTTCCACCCGCAATTTATTTGGGTCATGCTGTCATAGCCCTTTGAATTTTCTACAACAAATTAATATGAGTAACTGTGCATGCAAAAGACTCTGCAGGAGGGAGAATTAGGAGATCTGGTGTTATTCTCTTGTTCACCTAGCGTTTCTTCGTAATATATGCCCGATTCGGATGTGTGAAGCCTCTAGTATGTAGTGATGATTCAAAAGCAGCTCAGAAGTCTCAGCTAAGTCAGGCTTAAGCAAACTATAAATTGAGGTAGCAGCAGGCAGGTGATCAATCTTCCCCAGGAGTACTAACATACAACTCTGATTGGGCTTGAACAAGACTACCTCCGTCCTGGCAGAACATACTTTTAGTGAAAAGTTGGAAGTTGGTGGTTTCTGTTATCAATCAATTCTATCATGATCAGATCAATGTGGCAATTTGTCGTGTCTTTCAGCCAACATCTTTTCCCTTCTGTTTTTTCAATTGGCAGAAGTCTTTTCCATGTGTCAATGTTAACTTTTCTTAGTATGAATTATGCAACTGTGGAGTTGTGtaagggattttttttccctagcACGTTAGTATATGCTCAACGTATAGATCTATTTTGAACGTTCGAGCTTTTCCAAGTTCACCTATGTAAATGTACAAAGAAAATTTAGCATCCTAGATAGGATGAGTAATGCTTTAGGTAagatacacatgcatgtacggTATGCTCCTTTATGGTTAGAAATACCTTGCTGCAATCATTCCGATGACTGTTCTGCTGTTCTTATTTTTAATGGAAGATGACACAGAACTTGGGGGGTACTTGGACATGTTCATAAGGTTTTGTCTATGACCTTGTATGTTTCCTGGTTCAACAATAATTTGCTTTTGAACATTGGAGGCAATAAACACTCTGGATATAAGTTGTGTGCACTTTCCCTTATGTCTTAGCACACAACTGTTTCTAGGGTCCTTCAGCAAGATGGATGATCCATATTCTCACAGTGGTTTCATCATTGTCACTGCTATGATTGCATGCTTTTACCGCAGTAACATGTTATTCTAAATTATCTTGGCAGATCCTTGAGAACGTTATTTCTCGAAGAATGCTTCATTACTGATAAAGGTGATGAATGGCTTCATGAACTTGCTGCCAACAATTCTGTTCTGGTAACATTGAACTTCTACATGACTGAACTCAAAGTGGCCCCAGCTGATCTGGAACTACTAGCAAAGAACTGCAAATCGTTGCTTTCTTTGAAGATGAGTGAGTGTGATCTTTCAGACCTGATTGGTTTTTTTCAAAGAGCCAATGCATTGGAAGATTTTGCTGGTGGATCGTTCTATGAGGTAGGAGAGCTCACAAAGTACGAGAAGGTCAACTTTCCGCCAAGAGTATGCTTGTTGGGGCTTACGTATATGGGGAAAAATGAGATACCtgttatttttcctttttctgcaAGACTTAAGAAACTGGACTTGCAGTACACTTTCCTCACAGCTGAGGATCATTGCCAGGTTATTTCAAAATGTCCGAATCTATTTGTTCTTGAGGTAATATTTCTCATATAGAGGTGCTGTATTGTGGTTGTCTGAAACCTGCGACACTCTCAATTTGCCTGACAATAAATTTTGTCCACAGGTGAGGAATGTGATTGGCGATAGAGGGCTAGTGGTTGTTGGTGATACATGCAAGAAACTGCGGAGACTTCGAATTGAGCGAGGGGATGATGATCCAGGCCTACAAGAAGAGCAAGGAGGAGTTTCTCAGCTAGGCCTGACAGCTGTAGCTGTTGGTTGCCGTGACCTGGAGTACATAGCTGCCTACGTGTCTGATATCACCAATGGGGCTCTGGAGTCTATTGGGACTTTCTGCAAAAATCTTTATGATTTCCGGCTTGTCCTACTCGACAGACAAAAGGAGGTAACAGATCTGCCACTTGACAATGGTGTCCGTGCTCTGTTAAGGAGCTGCACCAAACTCCGGAGATTCGCTCTCTACCTGAGACCGGGAGGGCTTTCTGACATGGGCCTTGAGTACATCGGGCAGTACAGTGGAAACATCCAATACATGTTGCTGGGCAACGTTGGTGAATCTGACCACGGATTAGTCCGCTTTGCAATGGGGTGCACCAACCTGCGGAAGCTTGAACTTAGGAGCTCTTGCTTCAGTGAGCGAGCTCTGTCCCTCGCTGTGCTCCAGATGCCCTCGCTGAGGTACATATGGGTGCAGGGGTATAGAGCGTCCCCAACAGGCGTTGACCTCCTCCTCATGGCTAGACCCTTCTGGAACATTGAGTTTACGCCTCCCGACATCGTGCGACACGTGACAGCAGATGGAGAACTCTGTGTGGATAGGCAACCCCAGGTTCTTGCCTACTACTCCCTTGCTGGAAAGCGACCGGATTGCCCTGGTTGGGTGATTCCGTTGCATCCAGATGCATGATTGTAAATACATCAAGGTTGTATGTACCTTATAGCCCCTTTGTCCCTGGGGGCAACGAACAGCGTCCGGGCATAGTATGGTTTTGTACGGAACTACGGATCTAGATCGTTAGATAGCTGCCTTTGTGCCGCAATAAGCTAGTACTGTAGCTGAGGTGTTGTGCAAATAAGTTGATGTTGTCACTCGTACTAGTGTGTAATTCCGGGAGGTATATACTAAGCTGCTATGTGCACTGTATGTAAAATCCTGGGTGCTAAGCTGCTCTGTGTACTATATGTAAAAAACATCTGGGAGGGTGTATGCTAAGCTGTTCTGTGCTTTGATCTGAGAGTTGTACTCCACCCCAAGATTCTCAACCGTGATGGGatttactgattttgcttctgctTAAGACCACCGCACTGtgctttccttttccttgaCAAGGGGCGATGCATCTGACGTGCATGACCATGACTACAGTTTCCTATCAACACTAGGAAGGCGACGGCCACATCACACTTGGAGTTTTCCTGCGTGGATTGAGTACGTAGTCCCCGTGGCTAGCAGACGGAACAAGTGGCCGAGCACCCCGGAATCTGTGCTAACCTCACCAGGAACGCGACAACGTTGCGAACCCAACGGAATGGACGGACAAAAATGTAAGCCTGAAAACCACCTGGTTGGTGATGAGTTGTTGGGCTAGAAAACAAAAGGCGTAGATATGAGCTCCGCCCGGTAGTTTTTTTGAAATGGATCCGCCCGGTAGTTTACAAGTGAAGAAAATGATGCTTCTGTCCGCTTGTTCATGGAATGAACTTTCTGAGGAAGCGAGTTGATCTATCAGTCTCTCCGGCCTTTTGCTACCAGAAATGCCTATTTGCGATCTAGGTACGTGTGAACTCACTTTTCCCCCCGAAActtaacaaaaagaaatggtATTATGATTCTAAAATTACTAAAATATCAAGCACTTAGACAATGCGTAGAAATTTAGCCCTTCAAGTTTTGGTTAAAAAAAGTTCGTTTTCAAGCAGTGTGAAATTCACAAATTGATTTATGTAACATGTTGTGCATAAATTATTGTGATCCACCGAGCTCAAATTATCATattattttatgaaaatttatATAAGGCTAAATTTCCACACGTTATCATCTATGTGAGgttttcttttactttatGGAACTTCAAAATTGACTTTAGCTaagtttagaaaaaaaaagagttctTATGTTCCCAGCTTCCAAATTTCCAGACTATTTTGCTAGGTCTACTCTCTATTTTTTGGGAAATGCCATCATAGCTAGCTTTATTAATACTCAAATAATAGTAACATCATCTATgagaagaggaaaagaaattTGGATGATGGTCCAGCCAAACATTCGGTAGGTAAATTGGATCTCGTGACCAACTTCAGTGGGCGcggctgtaaaaaaaaacttcaatgGCTGTGAGTGCttttcactcttttttttagatgttCGAGTTTGAGTTCAGAAGGGAACGAAGGAAAGAGAAACGGCCGGACGTCGGGACTCAAGAGTCATGTGACCTCTGGGGGTCGGAAAATAATCCTAAAAAACCTGGTCTTCTCTTCCAAGCTGAAAGATCACGTCCATCTTGTGCCACGTGAAAATCCACTGCATtataatcatgattttttttttctcgctCCCCGATGCTTTGAGATTAATTTAAAGGGCTAATCTGTCCACGTGGCTGGAGATATCCCGAGAGATCAGGTTTCTTGAGATTATTTTCCTGTCCAACTTGTCCAGGCAACAGGCGTCCTGCGTCCAGGGCTCCAGGCCTCACAAACATACGGGAGTGGCGCTGACGCCGACGGGATAAACGGTCGATGCTGCGTACGACAATGGACACCAGCCATTGCCTGTTGGTCACTCCGG
The Brachypodium distachyon strain Bd21 chromosome 2, Brachypodium_distachyon_v3.0, whole genome shotgun sequence genome window above contains:
- the LOC100829997 gene encoding coronatine-insensitive protein homolog 1a, coding for MGGEVPEPRRLHRALSFGCGVPDEALHLVMGYVDGPRDREAASLVCRRWHRIDALTRKHVTVAFCYAAEPSRLRARFPRLESLALKGKPRAAMYGLIPDDWGAYAAPWVAELAVPLDCLKALHLRRMTVTDADLAALVRARGHMLLELKLDKCSGFSTDALRLVARSCRSLRTLFLEECFITDKGDEWLHELAANNSVLVTLNFYMTELKVAPADLELLAKNCKSLLSLKMSECDLSDLIGFFQRANALEDFAGGSFYEVGELTKYEKVNFPPRVCLLGLTYMGKNEIPVIFPFSARLKKLDLQYTFLTAEDHCQVISKCPNLFVLEVRNVIGDRGLVVVGDTCKKLRRLRIERGDDDPGLQEEQGGVSQLGLTAVAVGCRDLEYIAAYVSDITNGALESIGTFCKNLYDFRLVLLDRQKEVTDLPLDNGVRALLRSCTKLRRFALYLRPGGLSDMGLEYIGQYSGNIQYMLLGNVGESDHGLVRFAMGCTNLRKLELRSSCFSERALSLAVLQMPSLRYIWVQGYRASPTGVDLLLMARPFWNIEFTPPDIVRHVTADGELCVDRQPQVLAYYSLAGKRPDCPGWVIPLHPDA